The nucleotide sequence CTATCACTTCTTTAAAAAGATTGGTTGCCGTTATATTCAGTTTACTCCTATCGTTGAGCGAATCGTTAATCGCAATGATGGATTGACCTTAGCACCTGGTATGCAAGAGGGTGGGGAGCTTACCGACTTCTCTGTTACTGCTGAGCAATGGGGTAATTTCCTCTGTACTATCTTTGATGAGTGGGTGCATCAGGATGTAGGTGAATATTACATACAGCTTTTTGATGCTACTTTAGCCAACTGGGTTGGTGTTGCACCGGGTATTTGTACGATGGCTAAGGAGTGTGGACATGCGGGTGTAATGGAATACAACGGCGATGTTTATTCTTGTGATCACTTCGTTTATCCAGAGTATAAACTTGGAAACCTATCTCGTCATACCATCTATGAGATGATGAATTGTGACCGACAAAAGGAGTTTTCCAAGATGAAGTATAAGCTTCTTCCGCAGCAGTGTAAGGAATGTAAGTATCAGTTTGCTTGTCATGGAGAATGTCCTAAGAATCGTTTTATTCGCGATCGTTATGGCTATCCTGGGCTTAACTATCTCTGCAAGGGCTATTATCAGTTTTTTGATCACGTTGCACCTTACATGGATTTTATGAAGAATGAGTTGGAGAATCAACGTCCACCCGCTAATGTAATGAACCAAGTGTTTGGGAAGTGATTTCTATCTTTGCTCACAAAAGTATGTATTTATACCCTTTCTCTTTGCTCTTATGGAGGAAAGGGATATGAACGAAAACGGCTCCGATAGACGATGTCCATCGGAGCTGTTCGTATAATGTATTGAAAGTTTACTTCGTAATCGAGAGGAGTTGTCCTTCTGACACACGAGTCAGTTTGCCTATACGGTTCTGGCGGCATAACTGCTCTACTGAAATACCATGCTGTCGAGCTATCGTCTCTAACGTCTCACCATTAGCAACCTTGTGATAGAAGATCTTTCCATTGTCTGCAGTCGGTTCAGTGCGAGGCGTATGGTTTGAGAAATCTGTGTTATAGTTTCTCTCTTTACGTGGGCTATAGCTCTGATTGCCTTTACCTTGAATGTTCTCACGAGAGTAACCAAGGCTTGATGAAGTACCACGATCTGCCGTTGCACGCTCAGACTCCTGTGCTACAGTGCTGCGACGGTAGACATAGTAGTCGCCAGTAACATCTTGATTAGCAAAGTCGAAGAAGAGTGCAGGGTTCAATGCTACACCTGCCAAACGAGTCTCGAAATGGAGGTGAGAACCTGTTGAACGCCCCGTATTACCACCCAATCCGATAGGCTGACCAGCACGTACAGTTTGATTTGGACTAACTATTTGCTTTGAAAGGTGACCATAGATGGTCTCAAGACCATTGTTATGGCGGATAACAATATACTTACCATATCCGTTTGCATCATATTTTACAACACGCACCTTACCTGAGAAGGCTGCCCGAATGGTATCGCCGATATACACCTTGATATCCAATCCTTGGTGACGACGACCCCAACGGCGTCCGAAGTTACTTGTGATAACACGGCTTGGTGTTGGCATATGAAAACCACGAAGATCAATTTTATATACATCAGGGAGGTTGCCTCCACGATGTGCATAGTTGTTATTCCAATCGTTATAGAGTTCTGATGAAGGCTCTTCTATTTCTTCTGCTTCGCGAAGACGATTGATAACCATTGTGTCTAATGCCTTAGCACGACGGTCAATAGGTGCTTGGCGGGCAAGCAGGTCTTGTGCATTTGCTGAATGGGCTGTCAAGGTTAAGAGAGATGTTAGCGCAAAAGTCCTAACTATTTTCTTAAAAGTCATAATTAAGTTATTTTATTTCAAACTCTGATGCCTTATAGGCACGGGACCGATTTTCATGCCCCTTTCTAACGGCTAAATTGCCAATGAACTTCATTAAAGTACGCAATTTCTTACCGAAAGACTTTGCAAAGATAACGAAAAAAAATCGTATAAATTGCTCATTTGCAATTTTTTTAGCCTGTTTAACAATGAGATAGCATGGTTTTTTGTCTCCGCATGATTTATGTCAAGTCGCTAAAATAGGGCGTTTGAAGCCGATTTTGTAGTGTTGTTTACTATGAAATTGCAGCCCAGTTTATATTAGTCTTTCTTAACGCTTTTAGCCTATCCCATAGCAAGTTATATTCCATTTTTTGACAAGTAGGGTCGTCGTCAATGATTTTTTGAGCTTCTTCTCTTGCTAATTGTACGATTTGACCATCACGAGCAATGTCGGCTATTTTGAGGTCGAAGGCTATACCACTTTGCTGTGTACCCTCCAAATCACCAGGACCACGAAGCTTTAAGTCGGCTTCTGCTATCTCAAATCCATCGTTCGTATCGCACATAATATCAATACGTTTTCTTGTTTCCTTGCTGAGCTTATGGTTGGTAACAAGGATACAATAACTTTGTTCAGCACCACGACCTACACGACCGCGCAACTGATGGAGTTGAGAAAGACCAAAACGCTGGGCATCGAGGATAACCATCACACTGGCATTAGGAACGTTCACACCTACTTCTATTACCGTCGTGGCAACGAGTATCTGTGTTTGTCCATTGACAAACTTCTGCATCTCAACCTCTTTTTCCTTATCTTTCATCTTTCCATGTATCTTACTCAACTGAAATTCAGGGAAGATGTTTTGCATAGTTTCAAAGCCGTCTTCGAGGTTTTTGAGATCCATACGTTCACTTTCCTTGATGAGTGGATAGACAATGTACACTTGACGTCCCAATTTTATCTGTTGTCGGATACCACTATAAAGACTTGCCATCTGGTCATCATATTTATGGATTGTCTGTATTGGCTTACGTCCTGGTGGCAATTCGTCAATAACAGAAACATCTAAATCACCATAAATCGTCATTGCAAGGGTGCGAGGTATAGGCGTAGCGGTCATTACCAACACGTGTGGAGGGTTCTCGCTCTTGCTCCATAACTTGGCACGTTGCTCCACACCGAATCGGTGTTGTTCGTCGATAACAGCCATGCCAAGGTGCTGAAACTGCACTTTTTCCTCTATGATGGCGTGCGTTCCTACGACAATATTGATAGAGCCATCAATGAGTCCGTCTAAAACTTCTTTTCGTTTCTTACTTTTCACAATTCCCGTAAGCAGTTCTATGCGTAGGTTCATTCCTCTAAGAAAATCTTTGATAGTTTGTAGATGTTGCTCAGCAAGAATCTCCGTTGGTGCCATCATACAAGCCTGATAGCCGTTGTCAATGGCAATAAGCATTGACATCAGGGCGACAAGGGTCTTACCAGAGCCGACATCTCCCTGTAACAAGCGATTCATCTGTCGACCACTTGCCATGTCGGCACGTATCTCGTGCATCACTCTTTTTTGTGCTCCAGTGAGCTCAAAGGGTAGGTTCTGGGAATAAAACCAGTTGAATTGTGCTCCAATTCTGTTGAAGATATACCCTCGATATTTGCGACGATGGTCGCTGGCATAGCGTAGAATGTTCAACTGAACATAGAAGAGTTCCTCAAATTTTAGGCGTACACGAGCACGCTGGGTATCATCCACCGACTTCGGGTAATGAATCTTGCGCATAGCAGCATCACGTGAGATGAGGTGCAAATGGGTGGTTATGAAAGGGGGAAGTGTTTCTTCTAAAGGTTCGTTGAGCTTACTAATGAGCATCTTCGTTAGCTTCTCCATGGCACGTGATGTGATGCCAGCCTTCTTCATTCTTTCTGTTGTTACATAGAAAGGTTGCATACCCATATCGTTGAGTTGCAACTGAGATGCATCGTCAATGTCAGGATGTGTAAACTGAAATCTGCCATTAAAGAAAGTTGGTTTTCCAAAGATGATATACTCTTTGTTTACCTTGTAGTTCTGATAGATATACTTTGAACCATTAAACCATACGATGTCACAAACACCGTGTCCATCAGTGAAGTGGGCAATGATACGTTTCTTTCGTTTTCCCATCTCAGCTTCTTCAAAGCTGAGTATTCTTCCTTTGATTTGCACAAACGGCATATCCTGTGAAAGTTCTGAGATAAGATATAGCTTTGTTCGGTCAACATATTTGTAGGGGAAGTATTCTAACAGGTCACGATAGGTGTGAATTCCAAGCTCTTTGCCCAGAATCTCCTTGCGATGTGGTCCTACACCTGGTAAATACATTATGTCTTGCGATAGTATATCCATTAGTTTAATTTAGAATTCATAATTCAGAATTCATAATTATGATTACTGATGTTGCTGTTTTATAATTCAAAATTTTAATTATGATTACTGATGTTGCTGTTTTAGAAAACATATAACGAGATAGACTCGTTCACTTCCTCACTTGTTTCCGACCTTCTTTTAGCTTGCGGCGGTGTGTAAATAAAGACGTTCTTCAGCTTTCTTATTTGCGTTAGAATTTGTCTATTACGAATTATTTTCATGAAAAGAAATATTTATTGTCATGAAGATAAATAATTATTTGCATGAAAATAATTTCTTTTTTACGTGAAAATAATTCGGAAAGAACGCCCTTTACACTTCTTATTCCTATGTTCTACACTGCTTAGGTGTACTGTTAATCAGCAATAAACACCATCTTTATTTTCCCATCTTTAGTTCTTCTCATCCAATAAACCCATCAAAAACAGTAATCATAATTATAAATTCTAAATTATGAATTCTGATTTAACAATGGTAATCATAATTATGAATTGTGAATTATGAATTATGAATTACCAGAACTTCTGCCACTTTCAAGTCGAAAGGGGTTGTGATTTTGATATTTTCACGATTCCCTTCTACCATTGTTACTGCTTGTCCGAGTCGCTCAACAACGCTTGCATCATCGGTGAAATCGGCACTTTCTTTTGTTCGTAAGCCTTTTTGATGAGTTGGATATCAAAGACTTGCGGCGTTTGCACAGTTTTATAGTCGCTACGTTGTACGTTTCGCCCGCTTGGAGAGTCACCGGTAAAACGGAGGGTATCCGTAACAGGTAATACAGGGATGACAGCTTTTGAAGTCTCGGCAGTATCAAAACAACGTGCAATGGTCTCGCAGGAGACAAAAGGACGTACCCCATCGTGGATGCCGACAAGTCCGACAGTCTCAGTAGGAATCATCGAAATGCCGTTTTTGCACGATTGGAAGCGGCTTGCACCACCATCTGCCAATTGATATTCCTCATTGAAATGATACTGCTTACATAGCTCCTGCCAATAAGTTTGTTGCTCTTTTGGTAAGACAAGAATGACTTTCAAATCCTTATCGTAGGCATGGAAGCGGCTGATAGTATGCATGAGGACAGGTTTTCCACCCACAGGAAGAAACTGTTTTGGGATGTCTGCCCCCATTCTCAATCCTTTTCCACCAGCGACGATGATGGCATATTTTGATGTTTTATAAGTCACTGTTCTGATGTATAAATACTGTTTAGGAATTTAGAAGTTGGTCGTAAATCATTCCCTTCTGTATCTCTTCCACCTTCTCTGCTGGTAAGAAATAGCTTAGAAGCTTGTATCCGTATGGGAAACAAGCGGCAGGACCAGCACCAGTTGTTACGTTTCCATCTTCCTGAACGAGGGCTCCTGTGTATTCAGCGTCCTCACCTAAATAGCTTTCCATACCTGGATAGATGGTTGCTTTCTTACCTTTTAGCAGACCAACAGAAGCCAAGACCAATGGAGCAGCACAGATAGCAGCAACATGTTTGCCCTTCTCAAACTGCTCTTTGAGTGCTTTACGTACGCCTTCGTGCTCGTTCAAGTTCTTTGAACCAGGCATACCGCCAGGCAACATCAGCAAGTCAGCATCAGAGAAATCGGTTATGTTCTCAAAAAGGAGGTCGGCTTTAACCACCACACCATGTGATGATTCAACGAGATTACTCCCTGTAATACTAACCATCTTAACCTCTACGCCCCCACGTCGTAGGATATCAACAGGTGCCAATGCCTCAACTTCTTCAAAGCCATTAGCGAGAAACTCATATACCTTAGCCATAATTATTTTGTTTTTAAGTAATAAATCCAATAAAAATCTTTAATTTTGCAAATGAATAGTGTCTGCAAATATACTAATTATTCGTGGTATCGTGTGGCTTGTAAGACTAAAAGAATTTAAAAAGACACGTTTTTATGGCAGAAAAGAAACTTAGTTTTGCTATTTTTGGCAATACTTCTAAAGCTCTTGACACGCCTCAGATTGTTGATATT is from Prevotella melaninogenica and encodes:
- a CDS encoding DJ-1 family glyoxalase III, which translates into the protein MAKVYEFLANGFEEVEALAPVDILRRGGVEVKMVSITGSNLVESSHGVVVKADLLFENITDFSDADLLMLPGGMPGSKNLNEHEGVRKALKEQFEKGKHVAAICAAPLVLASVGLLKGKKATIYPGMESYLGEDAEYTGALVQEDGNVTTGAGPAACFPYGYKLLSYFLPAEKVEEIQKGMIYDQLLNS
- a CDS encoding peptidoglycan DD-metalloendopeptidase family protein, producing the protein MTFKKIVRTFALTSLLTLTAHSANAQDLLARQAPIDRRAKALDTMVINRLREAEEIEEPSSELYNDWNNNYAHRGGNLPDVYKIDLRGFHMPTPSRVITSNFGRRWGRRHQGLDIKVYIGDTIRAAFSGKVRVVKYDANGYGKYIVIRHNNGLETIYGHLSKQIVSPNQTVRAGQPIGLGGNTGRSTGSHLHFETRLAGVALNPALFFDFANQDVTGDYYVYRRSTVAQESERATADRGTSSSLGYSRENIQGKGNQSYSPRKERNYNTDFSNHTPRTEPTADNGKIFYHKVANGETLETIARQHGISVEQLCRQNRIGKLTRVSEGQLLSITK
- a CDS encoding anaerobic sulfatase-maturation protein — encoded protein: MNTIVPFSHPMYIMLKPAGSLCNLRCKYCYYLEKSKLYDDNKNHVITDALLEKFIKEYIEAQTTPQVLFTWHGGETLMRPISFYRRALELQRYYARGRQIDNSIQTNGILLNDEWCRFFKENNFLVGVSIDGPQEFHDEYRRNAMGKPSFHQVMKGINFLNKHGVEWNALAVVNDFNADYPLDFYHFFKKIGCRYIQFTPIVERIVNRNDGLTLAPGMQEGGELTDFSVTAEQWGNFLCTIFDEWVHQDVGEYYIQLFDATLANWVGVAPGICTMAKECGHAGVMEYNGDVYSCDHFVYPEYKLGNLSRHTIYEMMNCDRQKEFSKMKYKLLPQQCKECKYQFACHGECPKNRFIRDRYGYPGLNYLCKGYYQFFDHVAPYMDFMKNELENQRPPANVMNQVFGK
- the recG gene encoding ATP-dependent DNA helicase RecG is translated as MDILSQDIMYLPGVGPHRKEILGKELGIHTYRDLLEYFPYKYVDRTKLYLISELSQDMPFVQIKGRILSFEEAEMGKRKKRIIAHFTDGHGVCDIVWFNGSKYIYQNYKVNKEYIIFGKPTFFNGRFQFTHPDIDDASQLQLNDMGMQPFYVTTERMKKAGITSRAMEKLTKMLISKLNEPLEETLPPFITTHLHLISRDAAMRKIHYPKSVDDTQRARVRLKFEELFYVQLNILRYASDHRRKYRGYIFNRIGAQFNWFYSQNLPFELTGAQKRVMHEIRADMASGRQMNRLLQGDVGSGKTLVALMSMLIAIDNGYQACMMAPTEILAEQHLQTIKDFLRGMNLRIELLTGIVKSKKRKEVLDGLIDGSINIVVGTHAIIEEKVQFQHLGMAVIDEQHRFGVEQRAKLWSKSENPPHVLVMTATPIPRTLAMTIYGDLDVSVIDELPPGRKPIQTIHKYDDQMASLYSGIRQQIKLGRQVYIVYPLIKESERMDLKNLEDGFETMQNIFPEFQLSKIHGKMKDKEKEVEMQKFVNGQTQILVATTVIEVGVNVPNASVMVILDAQRFGLSQLHQLRGRVGRGAEQSYCILVTNHKLSKETRKRIDIMCDTNDGFEIAEADLKLRGPGDLEGTQQSGIAFDLKIADIARDGQIVQLAREEAQKIIDDDPTCQKMEYNLLWDRLKALRKTNINWAAIS